The genome window TTTTCGTGAGCAAGATGCTTCAGGTGGACGCGCTCGATCTCATCGGGGAGGTGCACCATGCCGCTCCGTGAGATTCACTGGGAGGTCACCAACAGGTGTAAGCTCCGATGTAAGCACTGCCTGCCGATGTCCGGTCCTCCGCGACCGGGCGAACTCACGACCGAAGAAGCAATGGCGGCTTTAGATTCGTTCAAAGGCGCCGGAGCTTCCAAGGTTTTCTTCACGGGCGGCGAACCGTTCAGTCGCAGGGATTTCACGGATTTGCTTGAGCGGACGGTGGCGTTGGGGATGCGAGCATCCGTTATCACCAACGCTACCTATCTTAGAGGCGAAATCCTCGGACTGCTCAAGCGACTGGAAGTCAAGCTCGGGATCAGTCTCGATGGGGCGAATGAAGCAACCAATGACGCGATTCGCGGCAAAGGAAACTTCAAGCAAGCCATCGAGGCTCTCAAGCGATGTCAGGAGAACGACATTGCAGTCACACTCTATGTCACAGTCACGGTGGCGAACATAGGACAGCTGGACACTTTTGCCCGGCTCACCAAGGAGTATAGCTGTAACGGTATTCACTTCAACGAAGTGGCCATCGCCGGTCGCGCCATCGGCTTCTCGGACGAGCTTGCTCTCTCCGATGATCAGAAGCGGCGTTTGCCGGAGTTGGTTGCGCAAGCGACTCAAGACGTTTTCGGAGAGAAACTTTCCGAAACGGACGATCTCTGTTGGGTGGATGCCGAAACGCTCTACATGACAGCCGAGGGAAAGCTTTACGTCTGTAGTGAAGTTTTCCAGCGTCGCCTGGACCTCGCCATCGGCAATATCCGTTCGTTTCCGCTCAAGGAGTGGTTGGAGCGTAACACTTCTGCTTACTCCGGCCACGGAAACAAGTGTTGCTATGGTGTGCGTGCGAGCGAGCATGTGGTCTTTGTCGGAAATGTTGCGCCGGAGTGCCCGTTTGCCCCGCGCAAGCAGGGTATCGAAACTCTGTCGCAACTCTATGACGCTCTCGATGAACTCTACCAAGGAATCGAGCAAGACTGCCGCGACTGCCAAGACCCCGATTGCATGGGTTATATCTGGTTGCTCAAGAAGGAAGCGGAGCGGCTGTATGAGCGAGGAGTGCCGTTGGTGCAAGTCAACAACGGCCCCACATTCATTCATTCGTTTCCCGCAACGGTCAACGGCAAACCGAATCTTTCGGTTCGGTATCCGCCGTGCAGTCAGTTGTGTAGCGACAGTCGAAGGTGTAGCATCTACGAAGACCGGCCGCTCGTCTGCCGTCTCTACCCGTTGGGTCTTGAGACGAAAGAAGACGGTACGATCGTGTGGGCGCTTCATCGAGACTGTCTCCATATTCGGAGGATGGAAGAGCGCGGTACGCTTCCAGCTTTCGAAAACCGTGTCCGAAACATCATCAGCAACCTCTCGCCAGAATTGCTGGAAGAAATCGTCGAAACCTACCGCGCGGTAGATGCGGTTTCTTCTTTCCCCGACGGCGAGAACAACTACAGTTCTTTACAGGAGGTGCGCTATGTCCAAGTGCAAGGCCATCCTGGACGGTGACAAGATCACCGAAATCCAGGTCAAGACCAAGGCACAGGAGGAGAGCCAGCCGCAGGACAAGCCGGAGCCGAAAAGCTCCGACAAGTCCGAAGTGCAGGCTCCCCACACAACCCAGCAGTCCGAGTGAACTTCACGAGGACGGCTGACAGGGGCGATGCTCAACGAGTGTCGCCCTTTTTCTTTTTGCTAAAAATCTTGAGCGAGGGCGGCGCAATTCTCCGTTAGGAGAAAAGCAAAGCAGAAATTTTTCCTACGTTATGGAAAAATTAAAAATTGGGGGCACAAAAAATAAAATTGGAAAAATTTCTGCTTTGCTCGCCGCAGGCGTGTGCCGCCACAGGACGGGTCATGGCCGCCCGCAAAGCGGGCGGCCACTTTCTCTCGTTGGATTTTTTCAGAGATTTTTGGTAAAATAAGTTCGAGCTTGGTTGTATAGATACACCACTACAAAACAAGACGGCTTTTTGAGAGCCAAATCGTGGGCGGCACGCAGTGCCGCCCATTGGTTTTTGTGCGGAGAATCCTTGCCGCTCGGCGCGGCAAGCCGCGCCTCGCGGTTGGCCAAAACGAGGTTCGTTCTTGTGCGATTTTGGAATTCTGTCTCGCATTTGCTTTGCCTACAAAAAGAATTTTTACTTGACTTGGATTTATGCTATACTGAAGTCGTGCTCAACAAGTCGAAGGACTTTTTTGATCGCCGTCTTGGACAATTCGAAGTTCTTCGAGTTGAGCACACCAGGGCGGCGATTTAAGTATTATATTTATGCAAAACACTATCTCGCAAAAATTCTTTTTGTATGCCCGCAAGTCCACTGATGTGGAAGATAAACAAGTGCGGTCTATCGATGACCAACTTGCAGAATTACGCGCTTTTGCCAAAACCGAAGGGCTAAATGTTGTTGATGAGTTTATAGAAAAGCAGTCCGCCAAAATTCCGGGCCGTCCAATATTCAACGATATGCTCAACCGCATTGAACACGGCGAAGCTAACGGAATTTTGGCGTGGCACGCGGACAGATTGGCGCGCAATTCTGTTGATGGCGGACGAATAATTTATCTCTTGGATTGCGGGCATATTGCGGCGTTGAAATTTCCGACGCTATGGTTTGAGAATACGCCGCAAGGAAAATTTATGCTCAACATTGTTTTTGGGCAAAGCAAATATTATGTTGATTCGCTTGCCGAAAATACACGCCGAGGATTGCGCCAAAAAGTGAAGCGCGGCGAATATCCGGGCGTTGCGCCGGTCGGCTACATAAATGACGTTCGCACTAAATCAATCATTGTGGACAAAAGAAAATCGGTTATCATTCGCCACGCGTTTGAGCTTTACGCGCAAAACGGCTCGCGCCTTGAAGACATCTCAAACTTTTTGGCGCAGAACGGAATGCTTTCAAGCGGCGGCAAGCAAATCAACCGAGACAGAATTTCTTTTATCCTTTCCAATCCGTTTTATGTCGGCCTCTTTCGCTACGCCGGAGAGGTCTACGAGGGCAAACACCAGCCAGTCGTCTCAAAGAAAATTTTTGACAAGGTACAGGAAATTTTGAAGGAGCGCGGCCGGCCGCACCATAAACCGAAGAACGAGCCGCAACCGTTCTGCGGTCTCATGCGTTGCGCCGAGTGCGGCATGGGGATAACTGCCGAAAAGCAAAAGGGGCATATTTATTACCGCTGTACCAAAAAGCGCGGCAACTGCTCTCAACCTTATGTCCGCGAGGAAGAATTAAATCGGCAGTTATCCCGACTCCTTCAAAAATTTTCTTTGAGACCGGATTGGGCGGCAGAAATGAGGAAAATGCTTGAAAAAGACAAAACAGAAGCCGCCCAATCCGCAACCGCTTTTGTTCAAGAAGCGCGGGAGAAAATCGAAACGATCTCGCTCAAGCTCCAGCGACTTTTAGACGGCTATCTTGAGCAAGTTATTGAGCAGGAAATATACCGAGTGGAAAAGGCAAAACTCTTAAGCGAGAAAAAGTCGCTGGAGGAGCAATCTTTCAATCTTGAACAAAAGCGGACTGGCTGGCTCGAACCTATGGCGGAATGGATAAAAGAGGCAGAGAATCTGCCTAAAATCGCGCGGGAGAGCAACCTTTTCGTCAAAAAGGTTGCTGCCAAAGAAATCTTTGGCTCGAACCTCGTCTTGGCCAACCGCGAGGCGCGGCTTGCCGCGCCGAGCGGCAAGGATTCTCCGCACAAAAACCAATGGGCGGCACTGCGTGCCGCCCACGATTTGGCTCTCAAAAAGCCGTCTTGTTTTGTAGTGGTGTCCTCGGCAGGAATCGAACCTGCATTTAGAGTTTAGGAAACTCTCGTTCTGTCCATTGAACTACGAGGACAATTTGTTCTTCGAGATGATACTAACAGAATTTTTCCTTGCTGACAAATTTTTTTATGTTATAATACCTACTGATGAAATCGCCAATTATAGAAGTTGCTAAAAAAGCTTGTCCTGCCGTTATAACTATTGTAATTTCAAAAGACCTTCCAAAGGTGGAAGGTTTTTATATGCTTCCTTTTGGAGAAAAAGAGTATATTATGCCTAAAATTAAGGATGGTAAGACAGAAATGCAAAAAATAGGAGGAGGATCGGCTTTTATTGTTTCTCCGGACGGATATGTCCTTACTTCCTGCCATGTTGTTGAAGATAATGAAGCCGAATATACCGCATTACTTGAACCGAGTGAAAAATATATTGCAAGAGTTCTTGCGAGAGACCCGATAAACGATGTTGCCATTTTAAAAATAGAAGAAAAAAATCTTCCTTATTTGGAACTCGGGGATTCTGATAAAGTTGAGCTTGGAGAAGACGTTGTTGCCATAGGAAACGCTCTTGGAGAGTTTCATGACACCTTAAGTTCCGGAATTGTTTCTGGTCTTTCAAGGTTTATAAGGCCTTTTAATAATTTTAGTGGCCAAACAGAGAATTTAAGGGGGCTTATTCAAACCGATGCGGCTATAAATCCAGGAAATTCAGGAGGTCCTCTTGTTAATATGGAATCAGAAGTAATAGGAATAAATACAGCTGCTATTGTTGGCGCCCAGAACATGGGTTTTGCAATACCCATTAACTATGCCAAAAAGGACTTAAAAGAGGTTATGATGTACGGAAAGATGAAAGTTCCTTTTCTTGGAATAAAATATATTATTATAAATAAGGAAATAGCCGAGAAAAACAACTTGCCGGTTGATTATGGCGCCCTTATAATAAGAGAACGATTAGGAGATCCTGCGGTAATAAAAAATTCAGCGGCCCAAAAAGCCGGGCTTAAGGAATTTGATATTGTACTTAACATTGGAGAGGAAAAGATTGATGTCGATAATCCGCTTTCAAGGATAATCAGCAATTACAATATCGGAGACAAGGCCGAGCTTCTATTTTTAAGAGACGGCAAAAAGATAAAAACAAAAATAGAACTTAAGGAGAAGATATAAAAAAAGGGGAAATGCCCCTTTTTTTAGTATACCTAATTCAAATAATCAAAATAATAAGGAGCGCCGTATCTTATTTCCAATATCTCCTTATACCTTAAAATAATAAAAAAAGAGAACAGCAATCCTACTAAGAAAATAACAATAGCTGCTACTATTATTGGGACTTTTCTGTTTAAGTTTATCATTTATAAGATTATTTAGTGGGTGACCGACGCGACTCGAACGCGCAACCACTTCGGCCACAGCGAAGTGCTCTGCCAATTGAGCTACGGTCACCATTGTAAAAGGCATTCTACCTTAATTTTGCTTCTAAATCAAGAATTTTATTTTCTATTTCAGTATTTTTTTACAAAAAAATCCCAAGCAGGTTAATGCCTGCAAGGGATTATTAAATCTTATTTGAACGATATTATTTGAATTTTGGGATACCGAGAAAAAAGAGATTTCTTTTTTTCTTCTCTTTCTTTTGTTGTAACAATATACAAAACATCAAATCCGTGATAAGCGGAAAGAATGAACTGGTCCCCATTAACGTGGCAAAGGACAGTGCCGATGTTTATTACTGGTATTACAACGCTGGCGTGGACGCCCAAATTAGCTAGACGGTCTTGAACCTCTGCCTGGTTTTTTTCCAGTATATTTCTTGCCAACTGCCTTTCTTCTAATTTTTTTGTTTCTCGGCCTAACGGACCAAATTCTCCGATCGGAAAGCCGGCTGTTGTGAAAGCTTCGTTAATTTGCGTTCCTCCTCCTACACAAACAACTACAAAATATTTTTGACTCAGTTCTTTAATCCAATGCAACACATCAATATTAATCGTGTCACCTGACATTTTAATAAGACAATTTTTTCTTGACATTCGGTTTCTCATTTTCAAAATTTCAAAGATCTGGCTTTCAATCTAGCTTAAGATAATAAAAAAATCAAGATTGAAAAGAGAAATAGGAAAAGTATTTCGTGCTTTTTTTAGGAAATGCTTTTAATTCTAGTGCTCTCGGCAGGACTCGAACCTGCACTCTTTTCCTTAGAAGGGAATTGCTTTATCCAATTAAGCTACGAGAGCGGATTTTCTATTCTAAAACAAAAAACCGTTTAGTCAACCTTAAAAAGCGATTTGTTTATAATTTAAAGAATAAAGAAAAACTTTCTGAATTAATCCAGCTTGAGGGAGGAATATATATATCCTTTATTCTTTCCTCTTTTCTTAGATTATTTAAAAAAAGAAAAAGTGTTTCTGTGTCAGGAGAAAAACCGTATATAGAAAAAGAAAAATTCTCATCTTCAAAATTAGATTTGCTAATTGAAAAATCGTTGATAATTATTCCTTCTGGGGCTATTTCATATATTCTTTTAATAAAATTCTCGTTACTTGGAATATTTTCTGTTTTTTTTGTAAATTTTATTTCTTGATTATCCGGAATGTATTCTTTTTTTTCAAATTTTCCTCTAGCAAAAAGAAGAGCAAAACTAAGAAAGGCAATAAGCAAAAAAAGAAGAAAAATAGAAAGAATTATTCTTTTTTTTTCTTTTTCTAAAGAGGAATTTTTCATATTCTTTTAAAAGGGGAAAATTTTATCTACTTTTTTATCGGTAAATAAAAGTAAAAAGTTGTTCCTTTTTCTTCTTCTGACTTAAACCAAATCTTCCCTTTTTCATTTTCAATAATGGATTTGGCGATAAAAAGGCCAAGTCCGGTTCCTTTTTCTTTCCTTTTTTGGGAATTTTTCGATCTGAAAAACTTTTCAAATATGTTTTTTTGGTCTTCTTTGGGAATTCCAAATCCAGAATCTTCTATTTTAAAATATACTTTGCCGTTTTTCTTGGTAATTGAAATATTCACTTGTCCATTTTTTTTATTATAGCAAATTGCGTTATCAAGAAGATTTTCAATAACAAGCTTTATTTGTGAAGGGTCTATAAAAACAAAAGGAATATTTTCATCTGCTTGAAGAATTATTTTCACATCAAGATTTTCGGCAAATATTTTAAAGCGGGAAATTGCATCCTCTGTCGTTTTCTTTAGATCAACATCTTCCCTTTTTAAATTAATCTTTTCTTCCTGTATTCTAGAGGCGATAAAAAAATCTTCAACCAATTCCGTTATTCTTTCGATGTTTTCCCTTAGATTTTTAATGTATTTTTTTTGCTTTTCTATGTCGTCTTCTTCTTCTAGTATTTCAAGGGCCCACTTCAAATTAACAATAGGGGACCTTAATTGGTGAGAAACAATATTAATGAATTCTGACTTTATTTTTGAAATTTCAATAGTTTTTTCAAAGTTCTTTAAAATTACGAAGGAAACTATAAGGAGAAATATGTTTACTATTATCACAATAAGAGCGGCGAGAGTCGGCTCTTCTATATTTTTTATCGCTATAAGATAAAGGATTATAGAGGTAAAACAGATAATTATTCCGAGTATTAGAAAAAGAAGCTGGGGGGATCTCCAAAAAGAACCGTTATCTTTTCTGTATCTTGAATATTTTTTCATTTTTCATTTTACTTAAATCAAGTTGAATTATAGCAGATATTTTTTAAAAAGTATATGATTATTTGTGCTATTATTTGATATTTTTCTCTAAAAATGATATAGATATATTGCCTTTACTAGAGTTTTTTACTTAATTTTTCGGGGTATAGTGCAACGGCAGCACGAGTCCTTTGGGAGGATTTAATCTCGGTTCGAATCCGAGTACCCCGACAAAGAGTCCGCGGGTATGGTGTAACAGCAGCACAAGACTCTTCCAAGGTCTTAGCACGGGTGCAAATCCCGTTACCCGCTCCAATAAAAAAGAATGGAATAAAATTCCATTCTTTTTTAAAACTGAGCATTTTTTGTTATCTGGCGTATTCAACGGCTCTATTTTCCCTTATTACAGTCACTTTTATTTCTCCCGGATATTTCAGTTCTTCCTGAATTTTTTCGGCAATTTCTTTTGCCATTTTTTTTGCGGCAAAATCGGAAATTTCATTGGGTCTTACGAAAATTCTTAATTCTCTTCCTGCTTGAATTGCGTAAGCTCTTTCTATCCCGGGAACGTCAGAGGCAATTTGTTCAAGATCTTCAAGCCGTTTAAGGTAATTTTCCAAAGTATCTTTTCTGGCGCCCGGTCTTGCTCCTGATATTTGGTCGGCTGTTTGAACTAAAATTCCTTCAAGAGATTCAGTCGGGTATTCTTCATGGTGGGATTTCATTGCGTCTATCACTTCCTTTTCTACTCCGAACTTCTCAAGTATTTTGATTCCGATATCGACATGGGTTCCTTTTACCTGATGGTCTATCGCTTTTCCTATGTCATGTAAAAGACCTGCTTTTTGAGCTACTTTAACGTTTCCGCCAACTTCAGATGCAAGTCCAGCGGCAAGGTGGGAAACTTCAATCGAGTGAAGAAGAGCGTTTTGACCGTAACTTGTTCTAAACCGCAACCGTCCAACAAGATTTACGAGGCGAGGATTAAGTCCCATTATTCCGGTGTCATATATGGCTTTTTCTCCCGCTTCTTTAACTTGCGAGGCTATTTCTTCTTCGGCTTTTTTTACCATCTCTTCTATTCTAGCCGGCTGTATTCTTCCGTCTTTTACTAATTTTTCTAGAGCATTTTTAGCTATCTGTCTTCTTATCGGATCAAATCCCGAAATAGTGACTGCTTCAGGGGTATCGTCGACTATAATCTCGACTCCTGTAAGTTTTTCCAAAGTATTTATATTCCTTCCTTCTTTTCCTATTATTCTTCCTTTTATTTCATCAGATGGAATAGAAACAGTTGTTGTTGTTATTTCCTGAGCATGCGACATTGCGCACCTTTGGATTACCATGGTGAGAATTTCTTTCGCTCTTTTTTCCATCCTTTCTTCTCCTTCCTCTTCAAGTTTTCTTAGCCGCAACAAAAGGTCTTTTTCATATTCTTTTTCTGTTATTTCCAACAGTTCTTTTTTTGCTTCCTCTTTTGAAAGAGAAGATATTCTTTCAAGATTTGAAGATGCTTCAAGATGGAGATTTTCCAAATTTGCCTTGATTTCTTTCAGTTTCTCAACTTTTTTGTTAAATTCTTTTTCTCGATTTTCAATATCTGTTATTTTTTCTCCCAGCAAGTTTTCTCTTTTAAGGAGAAGTCTTTCGGCTTTGAATATCTCTTTTTTTTGTTCTTCTGTTTCTCTGGCGGCTTCTTCAAGTATTGCTGATGATTTTTCTTGCGCTTTTAATAACAGCTCTTCAGTTTCTTTTTTTACTTCGGAAATTCTTTTTTTGAGAGTTGTTTCAATCTTGTCCGCTCTTTTTCTAGCGATTGATTGACGAGCGAAATATCCGAATATTGAACCTGCCGTCAAAGCCAGAAATACCGCTACAAGCAGGATTAACTGGTTCATGTTTTTAAGAGAAGAAATTGGCTATTTTCCCCGTATCGCTTTTTTCCTTTGTCGTTTCTTTTCGGTTTATTTTTGAGATTGATAATGATAGAAAGCTGTCAAAAAAACTCTAAAGAATGAAAGCGGGAACAAGGTGAGAATTAATCCAAAATCTAATAATTAATTTTTTGCCTTTTTTTTCGGGCAGAATATTTTCTATCTTTTTTAAAAGGCAAAAACAAAAAACAAGGATTAATCTAATCCTTTGTTTTAATAACTTCATCTATTACTCCGTACTTCTTTGCTTCTTCCGCTGAAAGGTAGAAATCTCTATCTGTGTCCTTTTCTATTTTTGAAAGAGGATTTCCGGTTTTTTTAACCAAGATTTTGCTTATCTTGTTTTTAATCTTGATAATTTGTTTCGCGGTAATTTCTATTTCTGTTGCTTGTCCGCTTACTCCTCCCATTACTTGATGAAGCAATATTTCCGAATTTGGAAGGGCAAACCTTTTTCCTTTTTCTCCGGAAGCCAGAAGAACAGCGCCCATTGAACCTGCAAGCCCGAAGCAGATTGTCACAATAGGGCATTTTACATACTGCATCGTGTCGTATATCGCAAGCCCCGCGGTTACAGATCCTCCGGGGGTGTTGATATAAAGCTGGATGTCTTTTTTGGGATCAACACTTGCCAAAAAAAGCATCTGAGCAATAACCACATTGGCCAGATTATCGTTTATCGGGCCAGCTAAAAAAACAATCCTTTCTTTTAAAAGACGCGAATATATATCGTAGGCTCTTTCTCCGTAATTTGTCTTTTCAAGTACCGTTGGAATCAAATTCATATTTTAATTTTTGTTTTTTTAGATAATTGCTCCGTTTGAAGCTGATGTTTAAAAGGAGCGACCTTGTACGAGCTTTACAAAAGCTCAAGAATTATTATACACAATTTTCCAAAATTTTGAAAGTTTTTTCTCTGATTAAGGATTCTTTCACATAATCTCTTATTTCTTCAGGAGTTAACTTTATCTCTTTAACGTCTTTATAATGGCTCATTATCTTTTTTGTCTCTTCTTCCACTTCCTCTTTTGTCGCGTCAATTTTTTCTTGTTTTGCGATTTCTCTTAAGATAAGAAGACCTTTTATTTTCTTTTCGGCTTCATCGGAAAATGCTTTTTTCATTTCTGTTTCATCTTTTTTCGTCTTTTCTATATACTCTTCAAAAGAAAGATTGAAGTTTTCTTTAATCCCTTTTTTAAAGTTTTCAAAAAGAGCTTCTTCCTCTTTTTCTTTTAATGCCCCCGGGGTATCAAAGGGCGTTTCTTTAATTATTTTATCTATTATTTCCGTTCGAACTCTTTGCAGTTCGGCTTTTTCTTTCTCTATTTTTAATCCTTCCCTTATACTTTCTTTAAAGTTTTCCAGTCCTTCAAATGCGCCAAGGGTTTTTACAAATTCGTCGGTTAAATCTGGCAGTTCCATTTTTTTAACAGAAATAAGGACAATATCAGCAAGAACTTCTTTTCCTTCTTTTGTCTTTGTTTTAATCCCTTTTTTTTCCTCTCCGTTTGACATTCCAATCAAGGCCTCTTCAAAACCGTCCATAAAGCTTCCTTGCCCCAAAACAAAGCCGTCTTTATACTTTTCTCCTCCCAAAATAGAATATTCAATTTCGACAAAATCTCCTTTTTCTGCCGGAGAATCTTTAAGTGAAAGAATTGTTCTTGATTTTTGAACCCATTTTAAGGATTCTTCAATTTCATTTTCTTCAACGCTTATTTCTTTTTTTTCGCATTTTTTAGCTATTTCTTTATAGTCGGGCAGCTTTATCTTTGGAATAACACAGACCTTAACCTTAAACTGAAAGGGATTTCCCTTGGCAATTTTTACAATACTTGCTTCCGGTTTTGATATTATTTCAAGATTATTATCCAAAACCGCCTCGGAAAAAGATTTTTGTATTGCCAAGTTTATCGCTTCGGACAATATTTTTTCTTCTCCTAGGTTTTCTAATATTGTTTTTTCCGGGACTTTTCCTTTTCGAAATCCATCTGCTTCAAAATCTTTTCCGATTTCAAGCAGCGCTTTTTTTTCAAACTTTTCAAATTCATCAGCAGAAAGCTCAAAGTCAATCTCAATATTTGAATCGGGTAAATTATTTATTTTCGTTTGCATATTTTATCACAGCTTCGTTTATTATTTCTTTTGCTTTCTGCTCGTTTTCCCATTTCTCTATTTTAACGTGTTTGTATTTTTCTTTTTCCAGCTTTTTATAGTCGGAAAAAAAGAGTTCTATTTCATCTTTCAAGTGTTCTCCGATATCCTCTATGTTTTTAACTTCTTTAAATCGAGGATCAACTTCTTTTGTGGGAACGGCTATTATTTTATTATCGATTCCTTTTTCGTCGCTCATAAGAAGAACTCCTATGGGGCGGGCTTTTATAAGGCATCCGGAGAAAGTTGGACGGCTCATAATCAAAACAACGTCTATTGAGTCGCCGTCTCCCGATTTTGTTCTGGGAATAAAACCGTATTCAAAAGGAAAATACATTGGCGAAAAAAGAGTTCTGTCCAGCTCAAAGTATCCGCCTTCTTCGTTATATTCATACTTATTATTTGACCCTTTTGGGATATCAATAACGACATTTATTTCTTCAGGGGGGTTTTCTCCCGCTGGTATGTCTTTGAATAAATTTGTCATATTTTTTGAAAGCAATTCTTTAAGTTTTTAATTTTAAAAAACCGCCTTTTTTATTTTTTAAGTTTATTCTTCTTCGTTTTCTTCTTCGTCTGATATAATTTCATCTCCGTCTTCAGATTTTACGTCTATTTTCCATCCGGTAAGCTTTGCGGCAAGGCGGACATTTTGTCCGTCTTTGCCGATAGCAAGAGAAAGCTGGTCCTCTGGAACAATGCAAAGAGCTTTGTTTTTAGGCATTACTTTAATCTGGCTTATCTTCGCCGGAGAAATGGCGTTTTCAATGAATTTTTCCGGTTTGTCTGAATATTCAATTACGTCTATTTTTTCACCTCCAAGCTCGCTTATTACAGCCATAACTCTTGAACCTCTTTGTCCGACAGTGCTTCCTATTGGGTCAATTCCTTTGGCTTTTGATTCTACTGCTATCTTTGAACGAGAACCCGGTTCTCTGCTTATTGCCTTAATGACTACAGTTCCTTGGGCTATTTCCGGAACTTCAATTTCAAAAAGCTTTGAAACCATTTTGGGATGTGCCCTTGAAAGAACGACAACAGGCCCTTTTGGGGTCTCATCGGTTTTTAAAACATATACCTTAAGGCGCTGGTTTGGCTTGTAAAATTCTCCGT of Candidatus Paceibacterota bacterium contains these proteins:
- a CDS encoding trypsin-like peptidase domain-containing protein; amino-acid sequence: MKSPIIEVAKKACPAVITIVISKDLPKVEGFYMLPFGEKEYIMPKIKDGKTEMQKIGGGSAFIVSPDGYVLTSCHVVEDNEAEYTALLEPSEKYIARVLARDPINDVAILKIEEKNLPYLELGDSDKVELGEDVVAIGNALGEFHDTLSSGIVSGLSRFIRPFNNFSGQTENLRGLIQTDAAINPGNSGGPLVNMESEVIGINTAAIVGAQNMGFAIPINYAKKDLKEVMMYGKMKVPFLGIKYIIINKEIAEKNNLPVDYGALIIRERLGDPAVIKNSAAQKAGLKEFDIVLNIGEEKIDVDNPLSRIISNYNIGDKAELLFLRDGKKIKTKIELKEKI
- the rny gene encoding ribonuclease Y encodes the protein MNQLILLVAVFLALTAGSIFGYFARQSIARKRADKIETTLKKRISEVKKETEELLLKAQEKSSAILEEAARETEEQKKEIFKAERLLLKRENLLGEKITDIENREKEFNKKVEKLKEIKANLENLHLEASSNLERISSLSKEEAKKELLEITEKEYEKDLLLRLRKLEEEGEERMEKRAKEILTMVIQRCAMSHAQEITTTTVSIPSDEIKGRIIGKEGRNINTLEKLTGVEIIVDDTPEAVTISGFDPIRRQIAKNALEKLVKDGRIQPARIEEMVKKAEEEIASQVKEAGEKAIYDTGIMGLNPRLVNLVGRLRFRTSYGQNALLHSIEVSHLAAGLASEVGGNVKVAQKAGLLHDIGKAIDHQVKGTHVDIGIKILEKFGVEKEVIDAMKSHHEEYPTESLEGILVQTADQISGARPGARKDTLENYLKRLEDLEQIASDVPGIERAYAIQAGRELRIFVRPNEISDFAAKKMAKEIAEKIQEELKYPGEIKVTVIRENRAVEYAR
- a CDS encoding radical SAM protein; amino-acid sequence: MPLREIHWEVTNRCKLRCKHCLPMSGPPRPGELTTEEAMAALDSFKGAGASKVFFTGGEPFSRRDFTDLLERTVALGMRASVITNATYLRGEILGLLKRLEVKLGISLDGANEATNDAIRGKGNFKQAIEALKRCQENDIAVTLYVTVTVANIGQLDTFARLTKEYSCNGIHFNEVAIAGRAIGFSDELALSDDQKRRLPELVAQATQDVFGEKLSETDDLCWVDAETLYMTAEGKLYVCSEVFQRRLDLAIGNIRSFPLKEWLERNTSAYSGHGNKCCYGVRASEHVVFVGNVAPECPFAPRKQGIETLSQLYDALDELYQGIEQDCRDCQDPDCMGYIWLLKKEAERLYERGVPLVQVNNGPTFIHSFPATVNGKPNLSVRYPPCSQLCSDSRRCSIYEDRPLVCRLYPLGLETKEDGTIVWALHRDCLHIRRMEERGTLPAFENRVRNIISNLSPELLEEIVETYRAVDAVSSFPDGENNYSSLQEVRYVQVQGHPGR
- a CDS encoding HAMP domain-containing sensor histidine kinase, producing the protein MKKYSRYRKDNGSFWRSPQLLFLILGIIICFTSIILYLIAIKNIEEPTLAALIVIIVNIFLLIVSFVILKNFEKTIEISKIKSEFINIVSHQLRSPIVNLKWALEILEEEDDIEKQKKYIKNLRENIERITELVEDFFIASRIQEEKINLKREDVDLKKTTEDAISRFKIFAENLDVKIILQADENIPFVFIDPSQIKLVIENLLDNAICYNKKNGQVNISITKKNGKVYFKIEDSGFGIPKEDQKNIFEKFFRSKNSQKRKEKGTGLGLFIAKSIIENEKGKIWFKSEEEKGTTFYFYLPIKK
- a CDS encoding ATP-dependent Clp protease proteolytic subunit; its protein translation is MNLIPTVLEKTNYGERAYDIYSRLLKERIVFLAGPINDNLANVVIAQMLFLASVDPKKDIQLYINTPGGSVTAGLAIYDTMQYVKCPIVTICFGLAGSMGAVLLASGEKGKRFALPNSEILLHQVMGGVSGQATEIEITAKQIIKIKNKISKILVKKTGNPLSKIEKDTDRDFYLSAEEAKKYGVIDEVIKTKD
- a CDS encoding inorganic diphosphatase; amino-acid sequence: MTNLFKDIPAGENPPEEINVVIDIPKGSNNKYEYNEEGGYFELDRTLFSPMYFPFEYGFIPRTKSGDGDSIDVVLIMSRPTFSGCLIKARPIGVLLMSDEKGIDNKIIAVPTKEVDPRFKEVKNIEDIGEHLKDEIELFFSDYKKLEKEKYKHVKIEKWENEQKAKEIINEAVIKYANENK
- the tig gene encoding trigger factor, producing the protein MQTKINNLPDSNIEIDFELSADEFEKFEKKALLEIGKDFEADGFRKGKVPEKTILENLGEEKILSEAINLAIQKSFSEAVLDNNLEIISKPEASIVKIAKGNPFQFKVKVCVIPKIKLPDYKEIAKKCEKKEISVEENEIEESLKWVQKSRTILSLKDSPAEKGDFVEIEYSILGGEKYKDGFVLGQGSFMDGFEEALIGMSNGEEKKGIKTKTKEGKEVLADIVLISVKKMELPDLTDEFVKTLGAFEGLENFKESIREGLKIEKEKAELQRVRTEIIDKIIKETPFDTPGALKEKEEEALFENFKKGIKENFNLSFEEYIEKTKKDETEMKKAFSDEAEKKIKGLLILREIAKQEKIDATKEEVEEETKKIMSHYKDVKEIKLTPEEIRDYVKESLIREKTFKILENCV